One part of the Humulus lupulus chromosome 9, drHumLupu1.1, whole genome shotgun sequence genome encodes these proteins:
- the LOC133802301 gene encoding nuclear transcription factor Y subunit A-7, with product MTSSVHDLSDNCEADEQQKQSESQIQSSSPAPGMSHTVMSTPNVQYATSPQFGAGHAVAPAAAYPYPDPYYRSIFAPYDAQPYPPQPYGGQPMVHLQLMGIQQAGLPLPSDAVEEPVFVNAKQYHGILRRRQSRAKAESENKVIKSRKPYLHESRHLHALRRARGCGGRFLNAKKNEKHEDEDEDTQVDKSQPHINLNSDKNERAPADGTS from the exons ATGACGTCTTCTGTGCATGATCTTTCTG ACAACTGTGAAGCTGATGAGCAGCAAAAGCAATCAGAATCTCAGATCCAGTCTTCTTCTCCTGCACCTGGAATGTCTCATACTGTAATGTCAACTCCAAATGTTCAGTATGCAACCAGTCCACAATTTGGAGCAGGACATGCAGTG GCACCGGCGGCAGCTTATCCATATCCAGATCCTTACTACAGAAGCATCTTTGCTCCTTATGATGCACAACCTTATCCTCCACAGCCTTATGGTGGACAACCAATG GTCCATCTTCAGTTAATGGGGATACAGCAAGCTGGTCTTCCTTTGCCTTCAGATGCCGTCGAGGAACCTGTATTTGTGAACGCAAAACAATATCATGGCATCTTGCGACGCCGACAATCTCGTGCAAAAGCAGAATCAGAAAATAAAGTTATAAAGTCTCGAAAG CCATACTTGCATGAATCTCGACATTTGCATGCATTAAGAAGAGCTAGAGGATGTGGGGGCAGGTTccttaatgcaaagaaaaatgaaaagcatgaagatgaagatgaagataCACAGGTTGACAAATCACAGCCTCACATCAATTTGAACTCCGATAAAAATGAACGAGCCCCTGCAGATGGCACATCCTGA
- the LOC133799494 gene encoding glutathione S-transferase T3-like — MVSRNYRPSMEKSSIDLNRETSSTSFFETQPKHSVERLENVVLHNEDESRHKCKVKWSKEATILLRSGWLNTSKDVIVGNDQTSTHFWARIAEYYNTNQKGEQARTGRKCKDHWNKMNQKVARFNGCYKRVQQAHHSGWSDEQIIENAHQLYKSENNNSNFLLVDCWRLLKDELKWNTMYQPKGGKRTKVSDTGAFTSSSNADISDDEVREVRPTGQKAAKRNGKEKKDTHARFIEISERKAFALEKLVAIKEKEAEDNRMTKYMDYLIMDMLHMTPEQKKDHENLCTYINNNILKL; from the coding sequence ATGGTTTCAAGAAATTATAGGCCAAGTATGGAAAAGTCTAGTATTGATTTGAATCGTGAAACATCATCGACATCTTTCTTTGAAACCCAACCTAAACATAGTGTTGAAAGGTTGGAAAATGTAGTTCTACACAATGAAGATGAATCAAGGCATAAATGTAAAGTCAAATGGAGCAAGGAAGCCACTATACTTCTGAGAAGTGGATGGCTTAATACATCTAAGGATGTCATTGTGGGGAATGACCAAACTTCTACACATTTCTGGGCTCGGATCGCAGAATACTACAACACCAACCAAAAAGGCGAGCAAGCAAGAACTGGAAGGAAATGCAAAGATCATTGGAACAAGATGAATCAAAAGGTGGCGCGTTTCAATGGGTGTTATAAACGAGTACAACAAGCACATCACAGTGGTTGGTCTGATGAGCAAATTATTGAGAATGCACATCAATTGTACAAATCTGAAAATAACAACTCAAATTTTCTGCTTGTGGACTGTTGGAGATTGCTAAAGGATGAGCTGAAATGGAATACAATGTACCAACCAAAAGGTGGTAAGAGAACAAAGGTGTCAGATACAGGGGCatttacttcttcttccaatgcagaCATCAGTGATGATGAAGTACGTGAAGTGCGCCCTACTGGCCAAAAGGCAGCAAAGAGAAATgggaaggaaaaaaaagacaCACATGCTAGATTTATAGAGATTAGTGAACGGAAAGcatttgcattggagaaattggtGGCGATAAAGGAGAAAGAGGCAGAAGATAATAGGATGACAAAATACATGGATTATCTCATCATGGACATGTTGCATATGACTCCTGAACAAAAGAAAGATCATGAAAACTTGTGTacttatattaataataatatcctGAAGTTATAA
- the LOC133799493 gene encoding uncharacterized protein LOC133799493 translates to MDGGSSKRQGRKRAHIDRGHVEGHQRLFDDYFSDEPVYTEYQFRRRFRMRRHVFLRIVQALENHSEYFHTRFDAVDRRGFFPLQKCTAAMRMLAYGAPANYVYEYVRIGETTAIECLVNFVRGVNDIFGTKYLRRPNVGDIRRLLQMGEVHGFPGMLGSIDCMHWEWKNCPVAWKGQFTRGDHGRPTIMLEAVASQDLWIWHAFFGVP, encoded by the coding sequence ATGGATGGGGGTAGCTCAAAAAGACAAGGAAGAAAGAGAGCCCACATTGATAGAGGTCATGTAGAAGGACACCAACGTTTGTTCGATGACTACTTTTCTGATGAACCGGTGTATACAGAATATCAATTTCGAAGAAGATTTAGAATGCGTAGGCATGTATTCCTACGCATAGTGCAAGCTCTAGAAAATCATTCAGAGTATTTCCATACGAGGTTTGATGCAGTCGATAGAAGGGGGTTTTTTCCATTACAGAAGTGCACCGCTGCTATGCGAATGTTGGCATATGGAGCGCCTGCCAATTATGTTTATGAGTATGTTCGAATTGGTGAAACTACTGCTATTGAATGTCTAGTCAATTTCGTTCGAGGAGTGAATGATATTTTTGGGACTAAATATTTAAGACGGCCCAATGTTGGGGACATTCGTCGCTTACTTCAAATGGGGGAGGTGCATGGTTTTCCAGGCATGTTGGGAAGCATTGATTGTATGCACTGGGAATGGAAAAATTGCCCAGTTGCATGGAAAGGTCAATTCACGCGAGGTGATCACGGCAGACCAACAATCATGCTCGAAGCAGTTGCGTCACAAGATCTTTGGATATGGCATGCATTTTTTGGTGTTCCATGA